GCTTAAAAATATCTTGTGGTTGTAAAGACCAGTTATTCTCAGACATCGGTTGTATCCTTTCAGGCTCAATAAAGTTCATCGATTGCTTCGGTGCAGCGGGCACCGGTTTCGGGACTGCTGAGATTTTGTCTGAGCGCGCCGAAAAGTTCCCTGCCCATGCCGAAACGGGACTTTCTTAATTCCACCGGTGCGGCAGTGCGGCTTTCAAGCTCAGGCGCCGATACCAGCAAGGACAGTTCACCGGTAATGGCATTGATACGGATAAGGTCGCCGTCCTGAACTTTGGCGATAAGGCCTCCATCCAGGGCTTCTGGCGTGAGGTGGATTGCCGCAGGCACTTTACCTGATGCGCCGGACATACGGCCATCGGTCATCAGCGCAACCTTAAAGCCTCGGTCCTGCAAGGTACCCAGGATTGGTGTTAGTTTGTGCAGCTCAGGCATGCCATTGGCTTTAGGCCCCTGGCCTTTAACCACCACCACGCAATCTCTATCGAGCTCACCGGCTTTAAAGAGCGCGTCCAGTTTGTTCTGGTCATCAATCACCACAGCTGGGGCTTCAACGATACGATGCTGCTCCTGTACTGCCGAGACCTTGATAACGGCACGACCAAGGTTGCCTTTCATCAGTTTAAGGCCGCCATTTGATTGGAATGGCTCTGCTACACCACGCAGTACCTCTTGGTCCAGACTGGTAACAGGACCATCAACCCAGGTGAGCTGACCAGCTATCAGTCTGGGCTCCTGGGTGTAACGGCGCAGGCCGAAGCCCGCCACTGTATTGACATCATCGTGGATAAGACCTGCATCCAGCAGTTCTTTCATCAGGAATGCCATACCGCCTGCCGCATGGAAGTGATTGATATCCGCATGGCCATTGGGATAGACCCGTGCCAGCAGAGGTACGGCATCGGATAGCTCGGAGAAATCATCCCAGTTGATGATGATACCGGCGGCTCTGGCCGCTGCCACTATGTGCATGGTTAGGTTGGTGGAACCACCCGTGGCAAGCAGTGCAACTATGCCGTTAACCACGGATTTTTCATTGACTATCTCACCTATGGGTGAATACTGCAGCCCGTTTTCAGTCAGGCGACACACCTGCTTGGCGGCCATTTTGCTGAGCTCGGTGCGCAGCGGGTCGTCCGGGTTAACAAAGGACGAGCCAGGCAATTGCAGCCCCATCACCTCAAGCACCAGCTGATTGGAGTTGGCGGTACCATAGAAGGTACAGGTACCGGCGCTGTGATAAGAGCTTGCCTCGGCTTCGAGCAGGGCTTCACGATCGACCTTGCCTTCAGCGAATTTTTGCCGCACACGGGCCTTTTCTTTATTGGGAATGCCTGAGCGCATGGGCCCCGCAGGAACAAACAGCATTGGCAGGTGGCCAAAACTCATTGCACCAATCAGCAATCCGGGCACGATTTTGTCACACACCCCAAGCAGCAGCGCACCATCAAACATGTTGTGGGATAAGCCTACGGCGGTAGCCATGGCAATCACCTCACGGGACAGCAGCGACAGCTCCATCCCGGGTTGGCCCTGAGTTACTCCGTCACACATGGCAGGAACGCCACCGGCCACCTGGGCAACACTGCCCACTTCATTACAGGCGGCTTTAAGCAGCTCCGGATAATGTTCATAAGGCTGATGGGCAGACAACATGTCGTTAAACGCAGTCACAATGCCAATGTTGACCTTGTTGAGTTGGCGCAGAGACTGTTTATCTTCTGCACCACAGGCGGCGAAACCATGTGCCAGGTTACCGCAACTCAATGCGGAGCGATGAACCTTGGCACTACGGGCTTCCTGCAGCGCGGCCAGATAAGCACTGCGACTTTCTTTACTGCGTTCGATGATCCTGTCGGTCACCGATTTGACTACGGGGTGCATAACTTGCCTCCTTAAGCGCTCCAATACACGTCGACCGGGGTTTTGTGTTGACCCAATACCACTCGAATTGGCATCGCTTTAATATCGTCGCTTTCGAGCGCCTGACGGTAGACGCTGAGCTTTTGTTCACCCACCAGATGCAAATAGATTTGGCGGCTGTTGAGAATTGCTTTTTTGGTCAGAGTTATCCGCTCATGGGGAGCCGTTGCTGGTATCACAGCTTCACACATAGCGTCACTATCAAGTGCCCGCATCAGGTCCTCAGAGCAAGGGAACCAGGAACAGGTGTGTCCATCGTTACCCATCCCCAATACAACCACATCGAACGGGCGTGGCACGTTAGCCAGATGTTCAGACGTCATGGCTGCGCCCTCTTCTGCGCTGGCAAACATATTCTTGAGACCGCGAAATTTGGCTGATGCGGCACGGTTTTGCAGCAAATTTTCACGGACCAGACGCTCGTTGGAGTCCTTATGCTCATTGTCGACCCAGCGCTCATCTGCGAGCGTGACAAAAACTTCGTTCCAGTCGATGGCTTTAAGGGACAAGGCCTTGAACAGTTTGAGCGGCGTAGAGCCGCCACTCACCACCAGACTCGCCTTGCCACGGGCATCCACGGCATCCTGCAGTTGGCGCGCGATGCGGTCTGCCAACTGAGTTTCCAACGAATCTGTGTTATCAAATGATTTAAATACAGCTTCTTTGAGCACCTTGGCCTCCTTATTCATCCCAGGAACGCCCGTCTTTGGTAATGAGTGCTACCGAGGCCACGGGTCCCCAGGTACCGGCAGGATAGGCTTTGGGTCTTTCGTTACCCGCTTCCCATGCCTGAATGATGCCATCAACCCAGGTCCAGGCCTGCTCAACTTCGTCGCGGCGAACGAACAGCGCCTGGTTACCGAGCATGGCTTCAAGCAACAGACGCTCGTATGCATCGGCAATGCGCTCGTTTTTAAAGGTGTCAGAGAAGCTGAGATCCAGTTTGGTGGTTTGCAGACGGGTCTTTTGTTCAAGGCCCGGCACCTTGTTCATCATCTGAATTTCCACACCTTCATGTGGTTGCAGACGAATGGTCAATTTGTTCGGTGGCAGATTGCGGTAACTGGAGCGATACAGGTTGTGCGGTGGGTTTTTAAAATGCACCACAATTTCTGAACTCTTGAACGGCATACGTTTGCCACTGCGAAGATAGAATGGCACACCGGCCCAGCGCCAGTTGTCGATATCCACACGCAAGGCTACAAAGGTCTCGGTATTGGAATTAACGTTCGCGCCTTCTTCCTCAAGGTACCCCGGCACTGGGCTGCCTTTCAGGAAGCCCGCAGAGTATTGGCCACGCACTGTGTTTTCGTTGACGTTATCCATGTTGATTGGGCGCAGTGACTTAAGCACCTTTACCTTTTCATCACGGATAGAATCGGCATCCAGGTTTACCGGTGGGTCCATGGCAACCAGTGTGAGCACCTGTAACAGGTGGTTTTGGATCATGTCCCGCATCTGGCCGGCTTTGTCAAAATAGCCCCAGCGACCTTCAATACCCACTTCTTCTGCAACTGTAATCTGCACATGATCGATTGTGCGGTTATCCCATTTGGACGCGAAGAGTGAGTTTGCAAAACGCAGTGCAATCAGGTTTTGTACCGTTTCTTTACCCAGATAATGGTCGATGCGATAAACCTGGTTCTCATTGAAGTATTGAGATACCTGGTTATTGATAACGCGGGAAGATTCGAGATCGGAACCGATGGGCTTTTCAAGGACAACGCGGGTATCGGGGAAAATCAGGTTTTGTTCGTGCAGACAGCGGCAAATATCACCGAAAATAGCAGGAGGAGTGGCAAAGTAGTTCACCATGACCCGCTTTTCAGGTTCAAGCAGCTCATGGAAGGCGCTGTAACCTTCTGACTCGGTGAAGTTGGTACCGACATAATGGCAACGGCTGACGAATCTTTCGATGGTCGTTTCGCAGAGGGGATCTTTAACGAAGGTGGTCAGTGCTGTCTTAACCAGCTCGCGAAATTCTTCAGTAGAGAATGCATCTTTGGCAACACCGATGATCTTGGTGTCGTTGTGAAGCAGTGTTGCCTTATCCAATTGGTATAAAGAGGGAAGCAGTTTGCGCCTCGCCAAGTCACCTTTGGTACCGAAAAGGACAAAATCACAAGCCTTTGCCCCTGATGTTGTATTGCCCATTGCTGCAAGCTCTCCTTTGTAATCGGCTTCGCCGTATGCTGGACGGCCAGAAGCCCTTTTGTTGTAATATAACAACAGAATCTGATTTATGCATCCATATTTTGCAAAATCGTCTACACCGTCTTACTAGGCAGTGAAACATGAATTCTGTTATTATTTTTGTGCTTAAATTACTGTTGGCAGTAATAAGTTGGTGTGAAATCACCGCGAAAACTGTAAGCGGCAAACCACTTTGTGATCCAGGCAGCAAATTGAAACGCTGTGATCAGAAAATAAAAAAATAACACCTTCATCAATAGCGGACGTACGCGTATGAATACCCTAGAAAAGGTCCAGAAAAGTCTAAACCAATTCAGCAAGTCAGAACGCAAAGTTGCCGAAGTGATTCTGGCCTCTCCCCAAACAGCGATTCACTCAAGTATCGCTACCCTGGCCAAAATGGCCGATGTGAGTGAGCCTACGGTCAACCGTTTCTGCCGTCGCCTTGATACCAAGGGCTTTCCTGATTTTAAGTTACATCTGGCGCAAAGTCTTGCCAACGGCACACCCTATGTCAGCAGACACGTGGAAGAGGATGACTCGCCCGAGTCTTACACCACTAAAATCTTCGAATCTTCAATGGCTTCCCTTGATACTGCTCGTCAAAGCCTCGATATGCAGGCCATCAATAAAGCAGTAGATATTCTGACACAGGCCAAAACCATTTCGTTCTTCGGCCTCGGCGCGTCGGCTGCTGTGGCCCACGATGCCCAAAACAAATTTTTCCGTTTCAATGTACCTGTCATTTGTTTCGATGATGTGTTGATGCAGCGCATGAGTTGCATCAACAGTAACGAAGGTGACGTGGTAGTGCTTATCTCCCACACCGGACGCACCAAGTCACTGATTGATATAGCAAGACTTGCTCGCGAGAATGGTGCTGCTGTGATAGGCATTACCGCCAGAAACTCACCCCTATCAGTTGAGTGTACTTTGTCGGTCACCATGGAAGTGCCGGAAGATACCGATATGTACCTGCCAATGGCTTCACGCCTTGCACAATTGGTCGTAATTGATGTGCTCGCGACTGGATTTACCTTAAGACGCGGTCCAAGATTCAGGGACAGCCTGAAGCGCGTAAAAGAAGCATTGAAAGAATCCCGGATCAATAAAGACCCGATCCTGTAAGTTGATTCCAACCCAAATTTGGTGGTCAGACACAGCGCTGGCTACCATTTACCCGCCTAAAACCGGCGGTTTCTCACAAAAATAAAAAGCTTGAGATAGATCATTTTGTTTGTAACTTTCCTACATAATGCGCCAATGTCTGTTAATATAGTCTTCAGATTAACTTGAAACTTAACGGAGTAACTCATGTTCCGCAGAACCAAAATCGTTACTACCCTTGGCCCAGCCACAGACCGTGACGATAACCTGCGCCGCATCATCGCGGCTGGTGCTAACGTAGTCAGACTTAACTTTTCCCATGGTTCACCAGAAGATCATCTCGAGCGCGCAACTCGTACCCGTGCCATCGCCAAAGAGCTCGGCGTGCATGTTGCTATCCTCGGCGACCTTCAGGGTCCAAAAATCCGTGTATCCACCTTCAAAGACAACCGTAAAGTACAGTTGGCCTTAGGTCAGGAATTTATCCTGGATGCGGAATTGGCCAAGGGCGAAGGTGATGAAACCCAGGTAGGTATCGACTATAAAGAGCTGCCGGATGACGTTAGCATCGGCGATATCCTGATGCTTGATGACGGTCGTGTTCAACTTAAAGTTGAGCGCGTTGAAGGTCGCAAGGTATTTACCACTGTGACTGTTGCCGGTCCATTGTCCAACAACAAAGGCATCAACAAGAAAGGTGGTGGCTTGTCTGCCGCGGCTCTGACCGAAAAAGACAAAGCCGATATCATCACTGCAGCCCGCATTAACGTTGATTACCTTGCTGTGTCCTTCCCTCGCAGCGGTGCGGACCTCAACTATGCCCGTGATCTGGCCAAAGCGGCCGGTTCCAACGCCATGATTGTTGCCAAGGTTGAACGTGCCGAGGCCGTTGCCTCTGAAGAAGCCATGGATGATGTGATCCTGGCATCCGACGCCGTGATGGTTGCCCGTGGTGACCTGGGCGTGGAAATCGGTGATGCTGCATTGGTAGCCGTGCAGAAGAAGCTTATCAGCCGTTCCCGTCAGCTGAACCGCGTGGTTATCACTGCGACTCAAATGATGGAGTCGATGATCACCAGCCCAATGCCAACCCGCGCCGAAGTGATGGACGTGGCCAACGCTGTGCTCGATGGTACTGATGCGGTGATGCTGTCTGCTGAAACCGCCGCCGGTGACTTCCCCGAAGAAACCGTTCGCGCCATGGCCAACGTGTGTGTGGGCGCAGAATCTCACCCCAGCGTCAAAGTGTCCAAGCACCGCATGGATGAGCGTTTTACATCGGTTGAAGAAACCATCGCGCTTTCAACCATGTACGCGGCTAACCACCTGGATGGCGTGAAAGCCATTATCGCCCTGACGGAGTCAGGTGCAACTGCACAGCTGATGAGCCGTATCAGTTCATCTTTGCCCATCATCGCGCTGTCACGTCATTCAACCACTCTGGCTAAGATGGCTCTGTACCGTGGTGTTCAGCCCGTGTATTTCGACTCTACATCCTTCAGAGCGGATGAAGTTGCTGCCCAGGCACTGGAAGCGGTACGTGCTGCCGGGTACCTCGGCAGTGGTGACATGGTGCTGATGACCAAGGGTGATGTCATGGAAACTATCGGTGGCACCAACACCTGCAAGGTACTGATCCTGCCTTAATCGCAGCTGGTCATCTAGTCCTGATAACCCGGCTTACGCCGGGTTATTTTTTAGCTGCGATTTTTGTGGGAATTCTTTTTCCCAACTCCCATTGAACGGATGCCAACGACTATAAGGTCACAGGTCTCACCAATATAAAAGGGTACGCATTCGCGTACCCTTTTCTTCTATTCAAACCTGTTAGTCTGCTTGTTTAAGACGCAACTTTCACAGGCTTGGCTTTAGCTGTTACAAGGCACTGAACTCGTCAACGTTGATAGCGGCCAGGCGCAGTTCGTCAGCCTTCAGCACTTTGTCATGCTCTTCCTGACTGATAACGCTCTGTTCAACCGCCTGGCTGAGCAATAGCGCATTGATGCCTTTGCCTTTCAACTTGCCTTCTTTTTGAGCCGCCCGCAGTTTTTTGAATATGCTGCGACACTCGTACTGTGCCAGGAAGGCTTCTTCTACTTCGGCGATACCGCCCTTGTCGCCATCAAATGATGGACACAGGAACGTCAGACGCTCACGGGCCGGGCCGGGTTTAAGCATGGCTTCAACGACCTGAGTAGAGAGTTTGTCTGATGGACCTTTAAAGTGGTTACCAAGTGGGAACACCAATGCGCGCAGGAGCCAGCCTACCGGACGCAGCGGGAAGTTTCTCAGTGCATCTTCCAGCGCCTTTGCTGCCTTCATCAGGCGGGTCTGCATCACATAATGTACAGTGGGCAAATCATCATGTTGGCGGCCATTGTCTTCAAAAAGCTTCAGCGTCGCCGATGCCAGATAAAGCTCAGACAACACATCACCCAAACGGGCCGAGAGCATTTCACGGCGCTTCAGTTCACCACCGAGGATAAGCATCGCCATATCGGTCATAATAGCCAGCGCTGCCGATATGCGGCCCATGTGCTGATAATAACGCTTGGTATCACCACTCACAGGTGACTGGGCAAAGCGGCTGCCGGTCAGGGCTGAGAACAGACTAGAGAAGGCATTACGGGTTGCGTAACCCATGTGGCCGAGCAGCAAATCGTCAAAGCGTTCCAGAGCTGCATCTACGTCTTCCATGCCGGCGGCTTCCATCTCAGCCAGAACATAGGGATGGCAGCGTGTAGCGCCTTGTCCGAAAATCATCAGACTACGGGTGAGGATGTTGGCGCCTTCAACCGTAATAGAGATGGGGTTTGCCATATAAGCATGGCCCAGATAGTTTTTGGGTCCGAGCTGGATGCCCTTACCGGACTGAATGTCCATGGCATCGTCCATCACTGCCCTGCCCATCTCTGTCATATGGTATTTGGCAATGGCAGTCACCACCGAGGGTTTAACCTTGAGATCAATCCCCGTGGTGGTCAGACGACGGGCCGCTTCCAGCTGATAGGTGTTCCCTATGATGCGGGCCAACGCTTCCTGCACACCTTCAAAGTGACCGATGGACATACCGAACTGTTTACGCACATAGCTGTAGGCCGTAGTGGTCTTGGTAGTGACATGACCAGATGCTGTTGCCAGCGCAGGCAGCGAAATACCCCGACCTGCAGACAGACATTCAACCAGCATACGCCAGCCTTTACCTGCATACTGAGGACCACCGATTATCCAATCCAGCGGAATAAACACCTTATCACCACGGGTCGTACCGTTCATAAAGGCCATGTTCAGCGGATTGTGGCGGTTACCGATTTCAACGCCGGGATGACTGGTTGGAATAAGCGCACAGGTAATGCCGATGTGTTTTTTATCACCGAGCAGTCCATCTGGGTCTTTCATTTGGAACGCAAGACCCAACACAGTCGCAACAGGAGCCAGAGTGATATAGCGTTTGTTCCAGGTCAGTTCGACGCCAAGCACTTCCTCGCCATTGAACTCGCCGTTTTTCACCACGCCAACATCCGGGATAGCACCCGCATCAGAGCCAGCTTCAGGGCCAGTCAGGGCAAAACAGGGAATTTCTTCACCTTTGGCAAGCGCGGGCAACCAGAAATCTTTTTGCTCCTTGGTACCGTAGTGAGTCAAAAGCTCACCGGGCCCCAGTGAGTTGGGTACCATCACGGTTACCGCAGCGCTGACACTGCGACTCGCCAGTTTGGCAACGATGGTGGAGTTTGCATAGGCAGAGAAACCCTTGCCGCCGTATTTTTTCGGAATGATAAGCGCGAAGAAGCCTTCTTTCTTGAAGTAGTCCCACAGCTCCGGCGGTAAGTCTTTGCGATTATGAACGATGTCAAAGTCATCAATCATCGACAATGCGGTCATCACCTGATTGTCGAGAAACTCTTTTTCCTCGGCCGATAACGTTGGCTTGCCATAGGCGTGCAGGGCTTCCCAGTTTGGTTTGCCGCGGAACAATTCGCCTTCCCACCACACATCACCGGCTTCCATGGCTTCACGTTCTGTGTCAGAAAGCGGTGGCAACACTCGTTTAAAAAAGGCGAAAACCGGCTGAGTGATAAACTTCATCCGCAAATCTTTCACCGCAAACAGCACTATCACCGCAGCGATTATCAATAACAACAAGATGGTCATGGCAAATACTCCTGTTATGCCTTGTTGACCGGTACGGCAACGCCGGCGGCCATATAGGGAATGACTTTACGGATCACAGACTCAATATCGTTCTGCTCTTTGAAGTCGGCTTCAGCAATTTCCATCAGGGCATCGGACGATGCCATGGTGAAGACGACTGTTCCCAGGGTGAAGTGTAGACGCCAAAACATCTCTGCCGGCGGTATATGGGGTGCACTTTGGCTGACTACCTGAACAAAGCGGTCCAGATGTTCACCGTAATGGGTGGTGATAAACCAGCGCAGATGGCCCTGGCTTTCGATGTAGCCCCGGCCAAGGAGTTGCAGAAAAATTCGAGTGCCTTCGGTACGTACTTTATTAAGATCCAGAAGCGGTCTTACCAAGGCTGAAAAAATGGTTTCCAGAGAGGCGTTTTCGTTGCTTTGCACGAGTTTTGTCAGCTCTGTGGATGCCCCTGGCATAAACACGTCGAGATAACGGGCAAGCACAGCACGAATAAGCTCTTTTTTGGAGCCGAAGTGATAGTTGACCGAGGCCAGGTTCACTTCCGCCTTGCTGGTGATGAGCCTCAGGGAGGTCTCTGAAAAGCCCCGCTCTGCGAACAACTTTTCCGCGGCATCAAGAATTCGGGTTTTGGTGTCGGATCGATTCGCCATTCCGTGACCTATGATTAATTTAAAACACTCGTTTAAATTAATCACTGGTAAATGCCTTGTCAAACGAAATCTGAACACCTGTTTACATTGTCGGGAATTAAGTTTGAATTCACATAGTAATTTTTGTGTGTGCTCGTTAGACTTTTGCCGTTCGATAATAACAAGGATGCAACAAGATGACCCAAGCCAATACCCCAAATAAGGTTCACACACTGTTACGCCCAGCCAAACTCGCCTTGGGTGTAGCCCTTGCACTCGGCCTCAGCGCCTGTCAGGACGAACAGCAAACTGTTGCTGTTAATAAAGAAGCTGCTGCCGTTACTGCGGTATCCTCTACCGTATCTACCCAGGATGCCGTTGATTTTATCAATCAGGCCGAAGCAGAGCTTGCCGCGCTGTCTCTCGAGGCTAACCGTGCAGAGTGGATTTACAGTAATTTTATCACCGAAGACACTGCATCCTTATCAGCCGCGGTTAACGAAAAGGTTACCGCTACTTCGGTACGATTAGCCACTGAAGCTGCCAAATTCGCCAACGTTGAGCTAGATGCCGTGAACGCCCGTAAGCTCAATATGCTCAGAAGCGCACTGGTACTGCCCTCGCCACTCGACCCGGCCAAAAATGCGGAACTGGCCGGTATTGTCGCCCAGCTCAACGGTCTCTATGGCAAAGGCAAATACTGCTTTGCCGATGGCCGCTGCCTGACCCAGCCAGAGCTCTCTGCCCTGATGGCCGAATCCCGTGATCCTGAACTTTTGAAAGAAATCTGGGCTGGCTGGCGTGAGATTGCCAAACCCATGCGTCCGCTGTTTGAACGCGAAGTGGTACTCGCCAATGAAGGTGCCAAAGACCTGGGTTTTGCCAATTTGTCTGAGTTGTGGCGCAGCCAATACGATATGGCGCCTGATGCATTTTCCACCGAGCTGGACCGCCTTTGGGGCCAGGTAAAGCCGCTTTATGATTCGCTCCATTGTTATGTCCGTGGCGAGCTCAACGCCCAATATGGGGACGATGTGGTGCCCAAAACAGGTCCCATCCCAGCGCACCTCCTGGGTAACATGTGGGCCCAGCAATGGGGCACCATTTATCCACTCGTTGCACCAAAGGATGCTGACCCGGGCTATGACGTGACAGCCCTGCTTGCAAAACAGGGATACGATGAGCACAAGATGGTGCAGCAGGCCGAGAGCTTCTTTACGTCACTGGGTTTTGACAAGCTCCCAGACACCTTCTGGAGCCGTTCTTTGTTTGTGCAGCCCAAAGACCGTGATGTTGTCTGTCACGCCTCTGCCTGGGATCTGGATAACGAGGACGATATCCGTATCAAGATGTGTATTCAGAAAACCGCTGAAGACTTTACTGTGATCCACCACGAGCTGGGCCATAACTTCTACCAGCGTGCTTATAAGAATCAGCCTTTTATCTTTAAAAACAGCGCTAACGATGGCTTCCATGAAGCCATTGGCGATACAGTTGCCCTGTCCATCACCCCCAAGTACCTGCAGCAGATTGGTTTGCTGGACACGGTTCCCGATGCATCAAAAGACATCGGTCTGCTGTTAAAGCAAGCCCTGGACAAGGTTGCTTTCCTGCCCTTTGGTCTGATGATTGATCAATGGCGATGGAAAGTATTCAGCGGTGAAATCACACCGGCGAACTACAACCAGGCATGGTGGGATCTGCGTTTGAAGTATCAGGGTGTCATGGCGCCTGTAGAGCGCTCAGAAGCCGACTTTGACCCGGGTGCCAAATACCATGTGCCGGGCAATGTGCCTTACACCCGTTACTTCCTGGCCCATATTCTTCAATTCCAGTTCCACCGCTCCCTGTGTGACGTGGCCGGTGACAAGGGCCCGGTGCATCGCTGCTCGATATATGGCAATCAGGAAGCCGGCGCCAAGCTGAATCAAATGCTGGAAATGGGTTCGAGTAAGCCCTGGCCTGAAGCCTTAGCCGTGGTGACAGGAAAACAGGAAATGGACGCCAGCGCCGTGCTCGACTATTTTGCGCCCCTGAAAACCTGGCTCGACGAGCAAAACACCAGCGCCAATCGTCAGTGTGGTTGGTGAGACATTGAATGAGCCCTTGCTGCACCGGATTTCTCTGTATCCTTAAGGTGCTTAAGCACCGGGGATGAAAGTCAGCAGGCCCGTTTATTGGTTAATATAAAAAGCCCGGTAGATACCGGGCTTTTTATTCGTACTATATCGTTGTGAACCTGATTTTCTTACGCCATGGTTTCCCTGCTTAAAGACTGGTGACTCATCGGCGGGCCCCTTTACGATTGGTCTCCCGACTGTGCACCTTTGCTGCATCTGAC
This sequence is a window from Shewanella zhangzhouensis. Protein-coding genes within it:
- a CDS encoding M2 family metallopeptidase yields the protein MTQANTPNKVHTLLRPAKLALGVALALGLSACQDEQQTVAVNKEAAAVTAVSSTVSTQDAVDFINQAEAELAALSLEANRAEWIYSNFITEDTASLSAAVNEKVTATSVRLATEAAKFANVELDAVNARKLNMLRSALVLPSPLDPAKNAELAGIVAQLNGLYGKGKYCFADGRCLTQPELSALMAESRDPELLKEIWAGWREIAKPMRPLFEREVVLANEGAKDLGFANLSELWRSQYDMAPDAFSTELDRLWGQVKPLYDSLHCYVRGELNAQYGDDVVPKTGPIPAHLLGNMWAQQWGTIYPLVAPKDADPGYDVTALLAKQGYDEHKMVQQAESFFTSLGFDKLPDTFWSRSLFVQPKDRDVVCHASAWDLDNEDDIRIKMCIQKTAEDFTVIHHELGHNFYQRAYKNQPFIFKNSANDGFHEAIGDTVALSITPKYLQQIGLLDTVPDASKDIGLLLKQALDKVAFLPFGLMIDQWRWKVFSGEITPANYNQAWWDLRLKYQGVMAPVERSEADFDPGAKYHVPGNVPYTRYFLAHILQFQFHRSLCDVAGDKGPVHRCSIYGNQEAGAKLNQMLEMGSSKPWPEALAVVTGKQEMDASAVLDYFAPLKTWLDEQNTSANRQCGW